From Ruminococcus sp. HUN007, a single genomic window includes:
- a CDS encoding CotH kinase family protein, with amino-acid sequence MTQNRKTALSVCCIASLLGTMASFPLSSANAAEKGSIVINEVCAKNTEFAAPDGNFYDFIELYNSSSESIDISGYGLSDNAEKPDKFKFNDGTVIKAGEHLLIYCNSKEFTLEGKNTAFFGLSTDGETLTLTDKSGNAADTISFGLIEANVSYGRSSDGASEFAVMKMTPGEANKTDSVIKKVVQSPVFSAPSGFYNDSFDLTLSAEEGSKIYFTVDSSTPDKSSNEYTSAIDLANALNKAVQSERKPEDGKRPEDGKRPEDGGPDAGKRPDDKDPGAPQQNGSNDAAVIRAIAYDSEGNASEPVTAVYFFGYQNKASYYQDFKIISLVTDSDNLFSREKGIWTNYEESGREWERPANMQIFSSGKLDVDQNIGIRIHGGYSRKFNQKSFNVYAREDYGKSTIEYDLFSGALRSESTGKKIKEFDSFILRNAGNDCQDTRFRDKLNQALVNDREFLEQAMEPCIVFVNGQFYGHYEITEKLSEKYIKDHTGVSKKDVCIVKNQKLDEGEEATYKEYEELGEWVKKTDLSSSENYEKLCSLVDMDSFADYMATEIYIANKDWGKNNVALWKATTVDESNPYADGRWRFILFDTEFSSNIYNTVPANINLFQILDKEENFVNTLLKAALKNPEFRQKFTVTFMDIANYNFDTNKVNALISEYTGIYREPAADTFKKFWGNSNNFSNSVSTVKNWFGSRYQYAVSHLKNAAGLKGSLVSVTVSNDQKYGTVKVNTLTPDFSSGKYTGKYYTDYPVTVSVEPAEGCEFAGWKLSDGTVVKTKTAEITLKDSTTVTALYSGTGSSGQTSDPKNDTVNGDVNSDGSVNSKDLVAVISVMSGTAKAENLKADVNGDGKVSILDLVLLKSRLLR; translated from the coding sequence ATGACTCAGAACAGAAAAACTGCTCTGTCAGTATGCTGCATAGCATCACTGCTGGGTACAATGGCTTCTTTCCCGTTATCTTCAGCAAATGCCGCTGAAAAAGGTTCTATCGTAATCAATGAAGTGTGTGCAAAGAATACCGAATTTGCTGCACCGGACGGAAACTTCTATGATTTTATCGAACTTTACAATTCTTCTTCAGAAAGCATCGATATCAGCGGATACGGACTTTCAGACAATGCTGAAAAGCCTGATAAGTTTAAATTCAATGACGGCACAGTAATAAAGGCAGGCGAGCATCTTCTCATTTACTGCAATTCAAAGGAATTCACACTTGAAGGAAAGAACACTGCATTTTTCGGGCTTTCCACAGACGGTGAAACACTCACTCTTACAGATAAAAGCGGAAATGCTGCTGATACGATCTCTTTCGGTCTTATAGAAGCAAATGTTTCCTACGGAAGATCAAGCGACGGAGCTTCAGAGTTTGCTGTTATGAAAATGACACCTGGTGAAGCAAACAAGACTGATTCTGTGATCAAAAAGGTAGTTCAATCCCCTGTTTTTTCAGCACCGTCGGGTTTCTATAACGACAGTTTTGATCTTACACTCAGCGCAGAAGAAGGGTCAAAGATCTATTTCACTGTAGATTCATCCACTCCGGACAAAAGCTCCAATGAATACACTTCTGCAATAGATCTTGCAAATGCTTTGAATAAAGCCGTTCAGTCGGAAAGAAAGCCGGAAGACGGAAAACGTCCTGAAGACGGCAAAAGACCTGAGGACGGCGGTCCTGATGCAGGAAAGAGACCGGATGACAAGGACCCGGGCGCACCACAGCAGAACGGATCAAATGATGCGGCAGTAATTCGTGCAATAGCATATGATTCCGAAGGCAATGCAAGCGAACCTGTAACAGCTGTTTACTTCTTCGGCTATCAGAACAAGGCATCATACTATCAGGATTTTAAGATAATTTCACTTGTTACCGACAGCGATAATCTTTTCAGCAGAGAAAAAGGCATCTGGACAAACTATGAAGAAAGCGGCCGCGAATGGGAACGTCCTGCAAACATGCAGATCTTCAGCAGCGGCAAACTCGATGTTGATCAGAATATCGGAATCAGAATACACGGCGGATATTCACGTAAATTCAATCAGAAGAGTTTCAACGTGTATGCAAGAGAAGACTACGGAAAATCAACTATTGAATATGATCTTTTCTCAGGAGCTCTGCGAAGTGAATCCACCGGAAAGAAAATTAAGGAATTTGACAGCTTCATTCTCAGAAATGCCGGCAACGACTGCCAGGACACAAGATTCAGGGACAAACTCAACCAGGCACTTGTAAACGACCGCGAATTTCTTGAACAGGCTATGGAGCCTTGCATAGTTTTCGTAAACGGTCAGTTCTACGGACATTATGAAATAACTGAAAAGCTCAGTGAAAAATACATAAAGGACCACACCGGCGTAAGCAAAAAGGACGTATGCATCGTCAAGAACCAGAAGCTTGACGAAGGCGAAGAAGCAACTTACAAGGAATACGAGGAACTCGGTGAATGGGTAAAGAAAACCGATCTTTCTTCATCGGAAAACTACGAAAAGCTCTGCAGTCTTGTTGATATGGACAGCTTCGCTGACTACATGGCAACTGAGATCTATATAGCAAACAAGGACTGGGGCAAGAACAACGTTGCACTCTGGAAAGCGACAACAGTCGATGAAAGCAATCCGTATGCAGACGGCAGATGGAGATTCATTCTATTTGATACCGAATTCTCATCGAATATCTACAACACAGTTCCGGCAAATATAAACCTGTTCCAGATCCTTGACAAGGAAGAGAATTTTGTGAACACCCTTCTCAAAGCTGCGCTTAAGAACCCTGAATTCAGACAGAAGTTCACTGTAACTTTCATGGATATAGCAAACTATAACTTTGACACAAACAAGGTAAACGCCCTTATAAGCGAATATACAGGCATATACCGTGAACCGGCCGCAGATACTTTCAAGAAATTCTGGGGAAACAGCAATAACTTCTCAAACTCAGTCTCTACAGTAAAGAACTGGTTCGGTTCAAGATACCAGTATGCTGTTTCACATCTTAAAAATGCTGCCGGACTTAAAGGCAGCCTCGTATCAGTTACGGTTTCAAACGACCAGAAATACGGAACAGTTAAAGTAAACACTCTTACACCTGATTTCTCATCAGGAAAATATACAGGAAAATACTACACGGATTATCCTGTAACAGTTTCGGTCGAACCGGCTGAAGGCTGTGAATTTGCTGGCTGGAAGCTTAGTGACGGCACAGTTGTAAAGACAAAGACCGCGGAGATCACTTTAAAAGACAGCACGACAGTTACTGCACTCTATTCAGGTACCGGTTCATCCGGACAGACATCTGATCCGAAAAATGATACCGTAAACGGCGACGTTAATTCGGACGGTTCAGTAAACTCAAAAGATCTCGTAGCTGTGATCTCTGTAATGTCCGGAACCGCAAAGGCAGAAAACCTTAAAGCTGACGTAAACGGTGACGGTAAGGTAAGCATTCTCGATCTTGTTTTACTCAAGAGCAGACTGCTCCGCTGA
- a CDS encoding bifunctional diguanylate cyclase/phosphodiesterase, whose translation MDLQKIADSFYEATCIISVQKKGDDGYGEIRLVAANEKYIIPLEQPLGDLSEVPGIPDIFQHEKKYIPNSLYENYLPKDLNFEDICFRAAVKKLSVHTFFNLNDLNMWFEIFCVPVNYEKDDLCYCAYTAIPGNAYNVGMSSGKNSTTSEDVIKTCIKLNSTDDFEKTMQSIIHDIRLICRAEVCSIMLTDIEKDTFSIIATDRAEHTYIRPFAQRSDYSVVARTWADMITGRDCLIVKEEKDWIYLQKINQIWYEDLRKANVNSIVFLPLRYAGEILGYIWATNFETADTIRIKETLELTTFFISSKLSSHKMLEHLKKISYTDRLTSIPNRFACTDVISYHIRTRTAFSVVSADINGFKSINDSMGFEAGNYVLKEIASRWTKIAKENTSGTQNLIARMGGDEFAIVIKGDYSEEEIMRIISQYEEALNKRVNIDGQDIFVTASFGYSSYPEDANTSDSLISEASAAMREVKRLNSSNHILHFTSDMLRPKRSLIIENKLRTALENDGVFFHLQPQFDMEHKLYGFEALARMKDENGDFISPGEFIPVAEKVGLVDKVDTVVFRKAALFVGSIIKNTASEIVLSVNVSVRHLMKKDFPEEVQNILRESGMPASSLELEITESIMIESADKALKCIDELRKMGINIAIDDFGTGYSSLSYLNKFPANLLKIDKSFIDKMNESDFSKQYVAAIISIGHIMGFKVISEGVEEDTQLETLKDIGCDLIQGYIWGKPMPAEQAEKLITDTEAD comes from the coding sequence ATGGATCTACAGAAAATCGCAGACAGCTTTTATGAGGCTACCTGCATAATATCAGTACAGAAAAAAGGCGATGACGGATACGGGGAGATTCGTCTTGTCGCAGCAAATGAAAAATACATTATTCCTCTTGAACAGCCGCTTGGTGATCTTTCAGAGGTTCCCGGAATTCCGGATATTTTTCAGCATGAAAAAAAATACATTCCGAACTCACTTTATGAAAACTATCTGCCGAAAGATCTGAACTTCGAAGACATATGCTTCAGAGCCGCTGTAAAAAAACTTTCGGTACACACATTTTTCAATCTGAACGATCTGAATATGTGGTTTGAGATCTTCTGCGTGCCGGTAAACTATGAAAAAGATGATCTCTGCTACTGTGCCTATACTGCTATCCCAGGCAATGCATACAACGTAGGCATGAGTTCAGGCAAAAACAGCACCACATCGGAAGACGTTATAAAAACCTGTATAAAACTGAACAGCACCGATGATTTTGAAAAAACGATGCAGAGCATAATTCATGACATACGTCTTATCTGCCGTGCAGAAGTATGTTCCATCATGCTCACAGATATTGAAAAAGATACTTTTTCAATTATTGCTACTGACCGTGCTGAACACACATATATAAGACCTTTTGCACAGCGCAGTGATTATTCAGTGGTTGCAAGGACCTGGGCAGATATGATAACCGGAAGAGACTGCCTGATCGTAAAGGAAGAAAAAGACTGGATCTATCTGCAGAAAATCAATCAGATATGGTACGAAGACCTCAGAAAAGCAAACGTCAACAGCATTGTTTTTCTTCCGCTCCGGTATGCCGGTGAAATACTCGGTTACATCTGGGCTACAAATTTTGAAACTGCTGATACTATACGCATCAAGGAAACTCTTGAGCTGACCACATTCTTTATTTCTTCGAAGCTTTCAAGTCATAAAATGCTCGAACATCTTAAAAAGATAAGCTATACCGACCGGCTTACCAGTATTCCTAACCGGTTTGCCTGCACGGACGTCATCAGTTATCATATCAGAACACGCACTGCTTTTTCCGTTGTATCAGCCGATATAAACGGTTTCAAGAGCATAAACGACAGTATGGGATTTGAAGCTGGAAATTACGTGCTCAAAGAAATTGCATCAAGATGGACAAAGATCGCTAAGGAAAACACGTCCGGCACTCAGAACCTTATCGCACGTATGGGCGGTGATGAATTTGCAATCGTGATCAAAGGAGATTATTCAGAAGAAGAGATAATGCGGATAATTTCACAGTACGAAGAAGCATTAAACAAACGTGTTAATATTGACGGACAGGATATTTTCGTTACCGCAAGTTTCGGTTACTCTTCCTATCCGGAAGATGCAAACACATCTGACAGCCTTATTTCCGAAGCCAGCGCTGCAATGCGTGAAGTAAAAAGGCTGAACAGCAGCAATCACATCCTGCATTTCACATCTGACATGCTTCGTCCAAAGCGTTCACTCATTATTGAAAACAAACTCAGAACAGCACTTGAAAATGACGGCGTTTTCTTTCATCTTCAGCCTCAGTTTGATATGGAACACAAACTGTACGGGTTTGAAGCGCTCGCACGTATGAAGGACGAAAACGGCGATTTTATCAGCCCGGGTGAATTCATACCTGTTGCTGAAAAAGTCGGACTTGTTGACAAGGTCGATACGGTCGTATTCAGGAAAGCTGCACTTTTTGTAGGCAGTATTATAAAGAATACAGCTTCAGAAATAGTTCTCAGCGTCAATGTATCAGTACGTCACCTGATGAAAAAGGATTTTCCGGAAGAAGTACAGAATATTCTGCGTGAAAGCGGAATGCCTGCAAGCTCACTTGAACTGGAAATCACCGAGTCAATTATGATAGAATCAGCTGATAAAGCCCTTAAATGCATAGATGAGCTTCGCAAAATGGGTATAAACATAGCAATTGATGATTTTGGTACCGGATATTCTTCTCTGAGTTACTTGAATAAATTCCCTGCCAATCTGCTTAAAATAGACAAATCATTTATTGACAAGATGAATGAGAGCGATTTTTCAAAGCAGTATGTGGCAGCGATAATATCTATCGGTCACATTATGGGCTTTAAGGTCATTTCCGAAGGTGTTGAGGAAGATACTCAGCTTGAGACCCTGAAGGATATAGGATGTGACCTTATTCAGGGATATATATGGGGAAAACCGATGCCGGCAGAACAGGCTGAAAAGCTTATTACTGA